The Pyrodictium delaneyi genome contains a region encoding:
- the ccsA gene encoding cytochrome c biogenesis protein CcsA, whose translation MVKRGLEKTIVPLLLVLSAIDALLVVYAAFRAPYPLRVNLGSPTAYLNIYIHIPMAWGSYLLYTLAFITAIAYLVRGSEKLDAYIQAFIATATAYAIFTLVSGMAWASESWGSAWSWDPRETGVLLLLLAYLLYFVLRSSIPDPDRASRLSAAYAVAAYSMVPVSFLAPRLVASSLHPTMEQFGNFMAQPEVIRIFVTRIVMASLIAILLAYIMAKRYENAKPLHVGILRYAGIVFVIAGIVVGLIMVYPYLSGGVERVVDAKLANGEVVALMLSKSGYVELSKPLTVPIVEGEPAIIGHLVKIRDSSVEIVIHWSVALNVAAYLMLLGVLMLYASRSRGRGV comes from the coding sequence ATGGTAAAGCGTGGTCTGGAGAAAACGATTGTTCCCCTACTTCTAGTGTTATCGGCTATTGACGCGCTTCTAGTGGTCTATGCTGCTTTCAGAGCGCCATATCCGCTACGCGTCAACCTTGGCTCACCGACGGCATATCTCAACATATATATACATATACCAATGGCATGGGGAAGCTACCTTCTATACACGCTAGCATTTATCACAGCAATTGCGTATCTTGTCCGGGGCAGCGAGAAACTTGATGCGTATATACAGGCGTTCATAGCTACAGCTACCGCTTACGCTATATTTACACTCGTTAGTGGTATGGCATGGGCTAGCGAGTCCTGGGGTTCAGCATGGTCCTGGGATCCCCGAGAGACCGGGGTACTTCTTCTGCTCTTAGCATATCTCTTGTATTTTGTGCTGCGTTCAAGCATTCCTGACCCAGATCGTGCAAGTAGGTTAAGTGCAGCCTATGCAGTAGCGGCGTACTCTATGGTTCCGGTAAGCTTCCTTGCACCGCGGTTAGTAGCTTCGAGCCTTCACCCAACAATGGAGCAGTTTGGTAACTTTATGGCCCAGCCAGAGGTCATAAGGATATTTGTTACACGTATAGTAATGGCATCATTGATAGCTATTCTGCTGGCGTATATAATGGCAAAACGCTACGAGAATGCTAAGCCCCTTCATGTTGGAATATTACGCTATGCTGGAATAGTCTTTGTTATAGCTGGTATAGTCGTGGGACTGATTATGGTATATCCGTACCTTAGTGGCGGAGTCGAACGTGTAGTAGATGCGAAGCTAGCTAACGGCGAAGTTGTCGCGTTAATGCTATCTAAGAGTGGTTATGTAGAGCTAAGTAAGCCGCTCACTGTACCGATAGTTGAGGGTGAGCCTGCAATAATAGGACACCTCGTGAAGATAAGAGACTCTAGTGTTGAAATAGTTATACACTGGAGTGTAGCCCTCAATGTAGCGGCATATTTAATGTTGCTTGGAGTCCTAATGCTATATGCATCTCGCAGCCGTGGTAGAGGTGTGTGA
- the ccsA gene encoding cytochrome c biogenesis protein CcsA, translating to MALPIHYTGIAPLVAGLLVAASVASAVAGRSRERLLRYGLAVAVAGWFVYVIPFVTLDYSLREAFWNTSPGLPLSMRIASAWAGGGGSLYLFAVIASAAGLYLLRIHRSRLFQAILGSLVLAALAGAFLNGAFALLPERPASGAGLNPLLKSPWLYPHPLSTFGGYALLAVAAAAMLTGEKRRSLVVYELGWALLTLGIMIGGYWSYETFGWGGYWAWDPVETSELMVWLVATTLPHFMVVVPSFVRYNAAWLLSSVFIAMYVTRTGLSPLHSFAAPGIGALLLLSAGVTPLVYGVYVLARNGEKIVSETARTLRERNLYKMGLFIAGMALLLSAIFVYGTLFLPSILSAVGVEASVPQMQSGVRYFHPVLYPLLVAMLAAIPLAFTGDKLGWKGYTALLLTTTIVSTVFALAAYKGVYILAPLSPPETNALMAFGVPWAVIAAASTLVYIAYRLWRSRSVLIVADRLTAVSLLHLGLAVTVLGVILSGTYAFNDKYTWYYELKPGDSISLPSGAKLTFEDFSYGISNSTVDIYTNYVGRSSTYVLAWNVLNFLKNDLAEFIKLYNQGKELFNSNKTVEWLFKVAKNSPIDLNTTVIATGNATVTLYDLENNGTMILARNQQVKIILDKALLRLDLNMDPNTGVISVDLLVGAANLTVELPAVIPIEQDKIGFHKYIEMRFTTPLRLRLGDVEVIAERIGLLPEALLLAGKGAPFIVNNSTITGSNAALYVYGYIKSPEAGKVKVPSQLSPAVAAYLIASLNPTTQKMFQSIEQSSLYQLLVNSTAIDRLVESPTCLKSQHGCFGYVDAPRLVPETAWLEVRLKIEHGDWSKTVNVRIRFEAYGEIQGIHGLVSKVIPIGLGLDDVYVVVSPPVVEGYIGGRVAYHELLVYYLHEAFKHLPPEKRLALAALMAAGYNVDVLNDGSLSVDERQQVEATLVDLYLLAENFGQTNSTIVKEGLHVQVKIIPGIRLVWIGPIIMALGAVYIAVVRIIAVKRHSR from the coding sequence TTGGCTCTGCCCATACATTACACAGGCATAGCTCCACTCGTGGCGGGTCTACTAGTAGCAGCTAGTGTTGCATCAGCAGTAGCGGGGAGAAGTAGAGAGCGCCTACTACGCTATGGACTCGCTGTGGCTGTAGCGGGCTGGTTTGTATATGTGATCCCCTTTGTGACTCTGGATTATAGTCTCCGTGAGGCTTTCTGGAATACAAGTCCCGGGCTCCCACTCTCGATGCGAATAGCATCAGCGTGGGCCGGGGGTGGCGGTAGTCTATACCTCTTCGCTGTGATAGCATCGGCAGCAGGTCTCTATCTACTCCGGATTCACCGGAGTCGCCTATTCCAAGCAATACTAGGCTCCTTGGTCCTAGCAGCTCTAGCTGGAGCCTTTCTAAATGGAGCATTCGCTCTGCTACCAGAACGCCCGGCTAGCGGTGCTGGGCTTAACCCGCTGCTTAAGAGTCCGTGGCTCTACCCGCACCCCCTCAGTACCTTCGGCGGCTACGCGCTACTCGCGGTAGCGGCTGCAGCTATGCTTACTGGCGAGAAGCGCCGGAGTCTCGTCGTCTACGAGCTTGGCTGGGCTCTCCTAACCCTCGGCATCATGATTGGCGGCTACTGGAGCTACGAGACCTTCGGCTGGGGAGGCTACTGGGCATGGGACCCCGTAGAGACAAGCGAACTAATGGTATGGCTAGTAGCTACTACATTGCCGCATTTTATGGTTGTTGTTCCCAGTTTTGTTAGATATAACGCTGCATGGCTGCTTAGTTCAGTGTTTATAGCCATGTATGTTACTAGGACAGGGCTTAGTCCACTACATAGTTTCGCAGCTCCTGGTATTGGTGCTCTGCTTCTCCTTAGTGCTGGTGTGACACCGCTAGTCTATGGTGTGTATGTGCTAGCCCGTAATGGTGAGAAAATAGTTTCTGAGACTGCTAGGACGCTGCGGGAGCGGAATTTATACAAAATGGGCTTGTTTATTGCGGGGATGGCGCTCCTGTTATCGGCTATATTCGTATATGGTACTCTCTTTCTGCCTTCGATACTCAGCGCTGTTGGCGTTGAGGCTAGTGTTCCTCAGATGCAGAGTGGTGTACGCTACTTCCACCCCGTACTCTACCCGCTACTAGTAGCGATGCTAGCAGCAATCCCGCTAGCATTCACAGGAGACAAACTAGGATGGAAAGGATACACAGCACTACTCCTAACAACAACAATAGTGTCCACAGTGTTCGCTTTAGCAGCTTATAAAGGCGTTTACATCCTGGCTCCTCTTAGTCCACCCGAGACCAACGCGCTGATGGCCTTTGGTGTACCGTGGGCGGTCATAGCAGCTGCATCCACACTGGTCTACATAGCGTATAGGTTGTGGCGTAGTCGTTCAGTACTCATCGTAGCCGATAGACTTACTGCTGTATCGCTACTGCATCTAGGTTTAGCCGTAACTGTGCTGGGTGTAATTCTCAGCGGCACTTATGCGTTTAACGATAAGTACACCTGGTATTATGAGCTTAAGCCCGGCGACTCCATAAGTTTACCTAGTGGTGCGAAATTAACATTTGAAGATTTCAGTTACGGTATAAGTAACTCCACTGTGGATATATACACTAACTATGTCGGTAGGAGTAGCACATATGTCCTAGCATGGAATGTGCTCAACTTCCTTAAAAACGACTTAGCTGAGTTTATAAAGCTCTACAACCAAGGCAAAGAATTGTTCAATAGTAATAAGACTGTAGAGTGGTTATTCAAGGTGGCCAAAAATAGTCCAATAGATCTGAACACAACTGTAATAGCGACCGGCAATGCTACAGTAACTCTATATGATCTTGAAAACAACGGCACCATGATACTGGCCAGAAATCAGCAAGTAAAAATAATACTAGATAAAGCGCTGCTCAGACTAGACTTAAACATGGATCCCAATACAGGCGTCATAAGTGTGGACTTACTTGTAGGGGCAGCAAACCTGACGGTAGAACTGCCGGCTGTTATTCCGATCGAACAAGACAAGATAGGATTCCACAAATACATAGAGATGCGGTTCACTACACCCCTAAGACTAAGGCTAGGAGACGTAGAAGTGATAGCAGAACGTATAGGCCTCCTACCGGAGGCGTTACTCCTAGCAGGTAAAGGCGCTCCTTTCATAGTAAACAATAGCACCATTACTGGTAGCAACGCGGCTCTCTATGTATACGGATACATAAAGTCCCCAGAAGCTGGCAAAGTAAAGGTGCCATCACAGCTTTCACCAGCAGTAGCAGCTTACCTAATAGCATCGCTAAACCCTACAACCCAGAAGATGTTCCAGAGCATAGAGCAGTCATCTCTATATCAACTGCTCGTAAACTCAACAGCAATAGACAGGCTAGTAGAATCCCCGACGTGCCTCAAAAGCCAGCATGGCTGTTTCGGCTATGTCGACGCACCGCGACTGGTACCGGAGACAGCGTGGCTCGAAGTAAGATTAAAGATAGAACACGGAGACTGGTCCAAGACCGTTAACGTTAGGATACGCTTCGAAGCTTATGGTGAGATACAAGGTATACATGGTCTCGTATCGAAAGTTATACCTATAGGGCTTGGACTGGATGATGTCTACGTCGTAGTTAGCCCTCCAGTAGTAGAAGGTTATATAGGTGGCAGGGTCGCCTATCATGAACTACTAGTCTATTACCTTCATGAAGCCTTTAAGCATTTGCCTCCAGAGAAGCGGCTTGCACTAGCAGCACTAATGGCTGCAGGGTATAATGTTGACGTGCTCAATGATGGTAGCTTATCAGTTGATGAACGGCAACAAGTAGAGGCCACTCTTGTAGACCTCTACCTTCTAGCCGAGAACTTCGGTCAGACAAACTCGACCATAGTAAAGGAGGGCTTGCATGTACAGGTTAAGATAATTCCGGGAATACGCCTAGTATGGATAGGTCCAATAATTATGGCCCTTGGTGCCGTATATATTGCCGTAGTCAGAATAATAGCAGTAAAACGGCATAGTCGTTAG
- a CDS encoding thioredoxin fold domain-containing protein has protein sequence MQNSSRMRLDIHGFQKTKRAGVLLVALLVVGVLFSTILFTWEQNLATYYMRVDEYAISSSAMLEKILDSKKPIAIMFESPTCPTCKQMHPYWAMLEYRSDSLPISFFHIVYGPSTEEAFRKYHVTETPTFIVFVDGEPVARHVGPFGGENVTDTMLNWALFSVGLSSVSDPQKLAEEGLRIFNSRCSACHGKIGGLDKASLQAWLESRDTRADLLARRLNEALEKNMTLRELYGSYGGISDTVKSMRKYVPDLSSYEIDRLAYLLDYVSAVLEDREPPAIAALTNVTLAASVQQNSGNGDTALDVGGAISTSLVGVVAALVAGIIATFSPCVFPLLVAYVSAAGTSGRKISASSCIVCGIAAFTGVIAIGLLFVLASSLASSLQSILLPAVATAIVAAGVASLLGIPIELEGVVGIKRGGLVGFCAVYGFLAVQCSLPLVAGALLLVVGVGSLVSSIAVAVSFALGVSVPLAFAVYAASRLGSSIVNKVMGRYTLLQRIGGFVLVVAGVYLLLYTLQLV, from the coding sequence ATGCAGAACTCTAGTAGAATGCGCTTAGACATCCATGGCTTCCAAAAGACCAAGAGGGCTGGAGTACTGCTGGTGGCGTTACTAGTAGTCGGAGTGTTATTCTCGACTATCCTCTTCACTTGGGAGCAAAATTTGGCTACTTACTACATGAGGGTCGACGAATACGCTATATCAAGCTCGGCTATGTTAGAGAAGATACTTGATTCAAAAAAGCCTATAGCAATAATGTTTGAGTCTCCTACGTGTCCTACGTGTAAGCAGATGCACCCTTACTGGGCTATGCTGGAGTATCGAAGCGACAGCCTCCCTATCAGCTTCTTCCATATAGTCTATGGTCCTTCAACTGAAGAGGCTTTTAGAAAATATCATGTGACGGAGACGCCAACATTCATAGTATTCGTCGATGGTGAGCCTGTAGCAAGACACGTAGGTCCATTCGGTGGTGAGAATGTTACCGATACAATGCTTAACTGGGCATTGTTCTCTGTAGGTTTAAGCAGTGTGTCTGACCCCCAAAAGCTAGCAGAAGAAGGGCTGCGCATCTTTAACAGCCGCTGCTCTGCTTGTCATGGCAAGATAGGTGGGCTGGATAAAGCTTCGCTGCAGGCATGGCTCGAGTCCCGCGATACCAGGGCTGATCTCCTAGCGAGGAGACTAAACGAGGCTCTAGAGAAGAATATGACACTACGCGAGCTCTATGGGAGCTATGGAGGAATATCCGATACAGTCAAGTCTATGAGGAAATATGTCCCAGACCTATCATCTTATGAGATAGACAGATTAGCCTACCTTCTCGACTATGTTTCAGCGGTGCTTGAGGATAGAGAGCCGCCAGCGATAGCGGCGTTGACTAATGTTACTCTTGCGGCTAGTGTTCAGCAGAATTCTGGTAACGGCGATACTGCTCTGGACGTCGGTGGGGCAATAAGTACTAGCCTAGTTGGCGTCGTAGCAGCGCTAGTAGCCGGTATTATAGCTACATTTTCTCCGTGTGTTTTCCCTCTACTGGTGGCATATGTAAGCGCAGCAGGAACTTCTGGCAGAAAAATTTCCGCGTCCAGCTGTATAGTATGTGGTATTGCGGCCTTTACCGGCGTCATAGCCATAGGACTGTTGTTTGTCCTTGCTTCTAGCCTTGCATCATCGCTCCAGAGTATACTCCTTCCAGCGGTTGCGACGGCAATAGTTGCTGCAGGTGTTGCTAGTCTTCTCGGTATACCCATAGAGCTAGAAGGTGTTGTTGGTATCAAGCGTGGTGGTCTTGTCGGCTTTTGTGCCGTTTATGGTTTCTTAGCGGTTCAATGCAGTTTGCCGTTGGTGGCCGGAGCATTACTACTGGTAGTAGGAGTAGGAAGCTTGGTATCAAGTATAGCTGTGGCAGTCAGCTTTGCCCTTGGTGTGAGTGTTCCACTAGCTTTCGCAGTCTATGCTGCGAGCCGGCTTGGTAGTAGCATAGTAAACAAGGTGATGGGGCGTTATACATTACTTCAGCGGATTGGTGGCTTTGTATTAGTTGTTGCGGGTGTGTACTTGCTTTTATATACACTTCAACTCGTCTAG
- a CDS encoding heme exporter protein CcmB: MSGIRAIAAIVRRDILLDLRRRVEAGSMLVFSLAAGVLTAYVMKGVAGVNAAAASVSLVLVLIFLAVFGSLSSFVREADRGTLDGLRLAPVGAEVIFLAKFVYSFAVITMQALVFIMSLGFFAQIGVMFSPVVLMLIIVSSMYLAAVSSFTSAILVFSEARAVLMPVMVLVLVLPYVQSAAPSIVAALLGGNIGVLEVVWLVLAALAFTGVTVWLSRYILEAV, translated from the coding sequence ATGAGCGGTATAAGGGCAATAGCGGCTATTGTACGCAGAGATATCTTGCTAGATCTGCGTCGTAGAGTTGAAGCGGGGTCCATGCTAGTATTCTCGTTAGCTGCCGGTGTCCTCACAGCATATGTTATGAAAGGTGTTGCTGGAGTAAATGCTGCTGCTGCCAGTGTTTCTCTCGTTCTTGTTCTCATATTCCTTGCCGTATTTGGAAGTCTTTCTAGCTTTGTCAGAGAAGCTGATCGCGGTACACTTGATGGACTCCGATTGGCTCCAGTAGGTGCAGAGGTTATATTCCTTGCAAAGTTTGTCTATAGTTTTGCAGTTATAACAATGCAAGCACTTGTCTTTATAATGTCGTTGGGCTTCTTTGCCCAAATAGGGGTTATGTTTAGTCCAGTAGTACTTATGTTGATTATTGTGTCAAGTATGTATCTTGCAGCTGTATCTAGCTTTACTTCAGCTATATTAGTGTTTAGTGAGGCCCGTGCAGTATTGATGCCCGTAATGGTGCTTGTCCTCGTGCTTCCCTATGTGCAGTCCGCAGCACCTAGCATAGTGGCTGCACTTCTGGGTGGTAATATAGGGGTGTTAGAGGTTGTATGGCTTGTCTTAGCGGCCCTGGCATTTACTGGGGTGACTGTTTGGCTTTCTCGCTATATCCTGGAGGCTGTGTAA
- a CDS encoding helix-turn-helix domain-containing protein, whose protein sequence is MAKSVVVTPMGALYEFIVARGSTYEELRRWGCKPIHSHGIDEYDYMLTEKQELAIIYAYLMGYYSFPRRISLKGLASKLGLSVSTLAELLRRAEAKIIDAFVRHELPHYIVGRALYGNRQTSIVEERLSSRHRVEERAKTGAGIEEAAEATVT, encoded by the coding sequence ATGGCTAAATCTGTAGTAGTAACTCCGATGGGGGCCCTCTATGAATTCATTGTAGCTCGTGGTAGTACTTATGAAGAACTACGCCGTTGGGGTTGTAAGCCTATTCACAGCCATGGTATAGATGAGTATGATTATATGCTTACTGAGAAGCAGGAGCTTGCTATAATCTATGCTTATCTCATGGGCTACTATAGCTTTCCGCGCCGGATCAGTCTAAAAGGACTTGCATCAAAACTAGGGCTCTCGGTATCAACTCTTGCAGAACTCCTTCGTAGGGCTGAAGCTAAGATAATTGACGCATTTGTGCGTCACGAGCTGCCACACTACATAGTTGGAAGGGCATTGTATGGTAATCGGCAAACAAGTATTGTGGAGGAACGTCTCAGCTCTAGGCATCGTGTAGAGGAACGTGCTAAAACTGGGGCTGGAATCGAGGAGGCTGCTGAGGCAACTGTAACCTAG
- a CDS encoding multiheme c-type cytochrome, which translates to MPIMKRFLLAGILVLSFLLVAGIAAPAHAAQFGDDLAAKVQELMKSDVVSPQTKACLSCHIQYTPGIVYDWANSKHAEMTPAALADLYKAIGTPEWADKIADKFKNYNYVIGCYECHGMFKEADRPDVIENHFGYKIVTIVTRKDCSQCHPKESAEISWTWHATGSVMSPFKPWYLGILKWAKSQGADPFGDAQAKALYEKYFPPYLTKQRDVDDINWNFYKEIAKAIMQYMETGQENDIVKMLKEATGMVTPYDYDWKTFISPLWPASGVLNTTLLNKMGIKIAVTSIDGNSKAISNVMEHPSFRNGYIYHACFECHGTVVVPYKKETVTINGMQVNRVALWGWPNNGAARLDPDGSLGTCTACHPRHLFSIKQAREPWTCGQCHLGYDHPHIEIYEESKHGNIWDVYGKDWNWDQIPWRVGVDFNAPTCATCHMSALADANGNILVPGTHDLVKRLVWDQMHFFSIPKGIIPDKMQQALFYGWSQLKGKLEDIEAKKNDKAPEPYKYPVFTGIKIVEDGGKIGETKFPRLLKVEYTGELAKHRAEMEAVCKLCHSSQWTENFFRTADQNMIDYDIVARFANALLQLAWKEGIHDNKNILDEYMEIMWYYIWHHEGRRWRNGVYMMGPDFAHWFGIVDTVMDKLGRMTSYLYTALKIKQIETELQALKQAAAGAPYTPELAAQIAQLQRELESLKAQLAALEAQVPVLKSQLQSLETGYSAIEGDVGSLKTDVNTLLQQLQELSKQLEALSPQAKEIQKLVSEIQQVAGQLQTIGQKAETANAKAEEASMKAEEASNKAGQAISMIEEISKKIDELSSKIDSVSSTAYTLGAIALAAAVIALGLSIVYRRS; encoded by the coding sequence ATGCCGATCATGAAGCGCTTCCTACTAGCCGGTATCCTAGTCCTATCCTTCCTCCTAGTAGCAGGCATAGCAGCACCTGCTCATGCAGCCCAGTTCGGCGACGACCTAGCAGCTAAGGTTCAAGAACTAATGAAGAGTGATGTCGTAAGCCCGCAGACCAAGGCATGTCTAAGCTGTCACATACAGTATACACCGGGCATAGTGTATGACTGGGCTAACAGCAAGCATGCCGAGATGACCCCTGCAGCGCTAGCAGACCTCTACAAGGCTATAGGCACCCCAGAATGGGCCGACAAGATAGCTGACAAGTTCAAGAACTACAACTACGTAATAGGCTGTTACGAGTGTCACGGTATGTTTAAGGAAGCTGACAGGCCTGACGTCATAGAAAACCACTTCGGCTACAAGATAGTAACCATAGTTACAAGGAAGGACTGTAGCCAGTGTCACCCCAAGGAGAGCGCAGAGATAAGCTGGACATGGCACGCAACAGGCAGCGTCATGTCACCATTTAAGCCATGGTATCTGGGCATACTAAAGTGGGCTAAGAGCCAGGGCGCAGACCCATTCGGCGATGCCCAGGCTAAGGCCCTCTACGAGAAGTACTTCCCACCATACCTAACTAAGCAGCGTGACGTAGATGACATAAACTGGAACTTCTACAAGGAGATAGCAAAGGCCATAATGCAGTACATGGAGACTGGCCAGGAGAATGACATAGTAAAGATGCTCAAAGAGGCAACTGGCATGGTAACGCCCTATGATTATGACTGGAAGACATTTATAAGCCCGCTATGGCCTGCAAGTGGTGTACTAAATACAACACTTCTTAACAAGATGGGTATAAAGATAGCAGTAACGTCCATAGATGGTAACAGTAAAGCAATAAGTAACGTGATGGAGCACCCATCGTTCAGAAACGGGTACATATATCATGCATGCTTCGAATGTCACGGTACAGTCGTAGTACCCTATAAGAAGGAGACTGTGACAATCAATGGTATGCAAGTCAATAGAGTAGCCCTATGGGGCTGGCCTAACAATGGTGCAGCTCGTCTAGACCCAGACGGCAGCCTTGGCACTTGTACTGCATGCCACCCAAGACATTTATTCAGCATAAAGCAGGCACGCGAGCCATGGACATGTGGTCAGTGCCACCTAGGTTACGACCATCCACACATAGAGATCTACGAGGAGAGCAAGCACGGCAACATATGGGACGTATACGGTAAGGACTGGAACTGGGATCAGATACCATGGCGTGTTGGTGTAGACTTCAATGCGCCAACATGTGCTACATGTCACATGAGTGCTCTAGCCGATGCTAACGGCAACATATTAGTGCCCGGTACCCACGACCTTGTGAAGAGGCTAGTATGGGACCAGATGCACTTCTTCAGCATACCTAAGGGCATAATACCCGACAAGATGCAGCAAGCACTATTCTACGGCTGGAGCCAGCTAAAGGGCAAGCTAGAGGACATAGAGGCTAAGAAGAACGACAAGGCACCAGAGCCATACAAGTACCCGGTATTCACCGGCATAAAGATAGTAGAGGATGGTGGCAAGATAGGCGAGACCAAGTTCCCGAGACTACTAAAGGTAGAGTACACTGGCGAGCTAGCCAAGCACCGTGCCGAGATGGAGGCAGTATGTAAGCTATGTCACAGCAGCCAGTGGACCGAGAACTTCTTCCGTACTGCCGACCAGAACATGATAGACTACGACATAGTAGCCAGGTTCGCGAACGCGCTACTACAGCTAGCGTGGAAGGAGGGCATACACGATAACAAGAACATACTTGACGAGTACATGGAGATAATGTGGTACTACATATGGCATCATGAGGGTCGCCGCTGGAGGAATGGCGTCTACATGATGGGTCCAGACTTCGCCCACTGGTTCGGTATAGTAGATACGGTAATGGACAAGCTAGGTAGAATGACCAGCTACCTCTACACGGCACTAAAGATAAAGCAGATAGAAACTGAGCTACAGGCACTAAAGCAGGCAGCTGCTGGTGCTCCGTACACGCCTGAGCTAGCTGCACAGATAGCACAACTACAGCGCGAACTAGAGAGCCTCAAGGCGCAGCTAGCAGCTCTAGAGGCCCAGGTACCGGTGCTAAAGAGCCAGCTACAGAGCCTAGAGACCGGCTATTCAGCTATAGAAGGTGACGTTGGCTCGCTAAAGACTGATGTTAACACACTATTGCAGCAGTTGCAAGAGCTGAGCAAACAGCTAGAGGCACTAAGTCCACAGGCCAAGGAGATACAGAAGCTAGTATCCGAGATACAGCAGGTGGCGGGACAGCTACAGACTATAGGACAGAAGGCTGAGACAGCAAATGCTAAGGCAGAAGAGGCGAGCATGAAGGCTGAAGAGGCAAGCAATAAGGCAGGCCAAGCTATAAGCATGATAGAGGAGATAAGCAAGAAGATCGATGAGTTAAGCAGCAAGATAGACAGTGTATCATCGACAGCTTACACGCTAGGCGCTATAGCGCTAGCTGCTGCAGTAATAGCCCTAGGCCTATCAATAGTCTACCGCCGGAGCTAA
- a CDS encoding SDR family oxidoreductase — protein sequence MVFGLQGLRVLVTASTRGIGRGIAEVLLDEGARVVINGRYAETVKDVVERLKQRGEVHGITADLTRREDVESLVKGAAQLLGGLDAVVYVAGPPRPGVFEELGLDDWEYGSRLLVLSAIWVAYYALPYLKQSKNPSLVYVTSVATKEPVEGLTLSNALRISVHGLVKTLSRELARYGVRVNAIMPGYIMTDRVRQIAETRAAKEGRSPEEVLGEIAQAIPLARLGEPREVGYLVAFLLSPYASYITGASIPIDGGLLRSVF from the coding sequence ATGGTATTTGGGCTCCAGGGCCTCCGTGTACTCGTAACTGCGTCAACGCGAGGTATAGGCCGTGGCATAGCAGAGGTACTGCTAGACGAGGGGGCCCGTGTGGTTATCAACGGTCGCTACGCGGAGACCGTTAAGGATGTTGTAGAGCGTCTAAAGCAGAGAGGCGAGGTACATGGCATCACTGCCGACTTGACACGGAGGGAGGACGTGGAGAGCCTCGTGAAGGGGGCTGCCCAGCTACTTGGAGGCCTTGATGCTGTGGTCTACGTGGCAGGACCGCCACGGCCTGGCGTCTTCGAGGAACTGGGGCTTGATGACTGGGAGTATGGGTCGAGGCTGCTTGTGCTGAGTGCTATTTGGGTTGCCTATTATGCTCTACCCTACTTGAAGCAGAGCAAGAACCCAAGTCTAGTCTACGTTACCAGTGTTGCCACCAAGGAGCCTGTTGAGGGTCTTACCCTATCCAATGCCTTGAGGATATCCGTGCATGGTCTCGTGAAGACCTTGTCGCGGGAGCTTGCTCGCTACGGGGTGAGGGTTAACGCCATAATGCCTGGCTATATTATGACCGACCGGGTGCGCCAGATAGCGGAGACACGGGCAGCAAAGGAGGGACGTAGTCCCGAGGAGGTTCTCGGCGAGATAGCCCAGGCCATTCCGCTGGCTCGGCTGGGAGAACCCCGGGAAGTTGGCTACCTGGTAGCGTTCCTACTCAGCCCCTATGCTAGCTACATTACCGGCGCCTCGATACCTATCGACGGCGGCCTCCTACGCTCAGTGTTTTAG